The Microbacterium sp. SORGH_AS_0862 region CTCGATGAGGTCCACAAGGCTGCCAAGGACCGCAAGACGCGGCTGGTGGAGCGCGCCGAGGCTCTCGCCCCGCGCGGTGAGGACGGCATCCCCGCCTACCGCGATCTCCTCGACGACTGGAAGGCCGCGGGGCGTGCCGGCAAGCGCGTCGACGACGCTCTCTGGGCCCGCTTCAAGGCGGCCGGTGACGCGCTCTACGGAGCGCGTCAGGGCCGCGAAGCCGCCGAGGCCGAAGAGTCCAAGGAGCGGATCGTCGCCAAGCAGGCGCTGCTCGAGACGGCGAAGCCCATCGTCGACGAGAAGAACCTGTCCACGGCCCGTCAGCGTCTCACCGAGATCCAGCGCCAGTGGGACGAGATCGGCCGCATCTTCCCGCGTGATCGCGAACGCGCGCTCGACGACGAACTCCGCAAGATCGAGCAGCAGGTGCGCGGCCGCGAGGACGCCGAGTGGAAGCGCAACGAGCCCGAGACGACCGCGCGCGCGAACGACATGACCCGTCAGCTGACGGATGCCATCGAGAAGCTCGAGAGCGAACTCGCCGACGCCGAGGCCCGCAAGGACACCAAGGCGGCGAAGACGGCACGTGAGTCCCTCGAAGCGCGGAAGGCGTGGCTGCGCGCCATCGGCGGCTGACCCCTCCTCCATCTGACCTCGACGCGCGGGGCCTGTCCACAGATCGGACGGGCCCCGCGCGTCGCCACTTCCCCTCCCGGCACACTGAGGCGATGGGATCCCGTTTCCTCTATTTCCCGAGCGAACTGCTCAGCCGTGCCGAGCTCACGGCCGCCTGCCTCGACGGTGACCTCGTGGGACTCGGCGAGGGCTTCGTTCCCGCGGACACGATCGAGACGGCCGCGCTACGCGCCGCATCCCTGCGTCCGCTCGTCGGCGAACGAATGGCCGCGACGCACCGCAGCGCTGCTTGGGTGCACGGCTTCATCGACGAGGTGCCCAGCCGTCACGACCTTCAGCGCATCAGCGCGCATCGCCTGCACGAGCCCGTCGACCGGCGCTTCGTCTATCGCGATCCGCGCATCCCCGATGAGGATCTGCTCCGTCTCGGCGGCGTCCCCGTCACGACGCCGGCTCGCACCTTGGCCGATCTGGCGCGGGGCACCGATGCGACGGCCCGCGGCCTGCTGGGTCAGTGCGGCGAGCGGGCACCAGACGCCGTGCACGGCGCGATCGCGTGGCTCGAATCCAGACGACGCGTGCCGCGCCGCCTCGCCGCGCTCGCCCTTCTGCAGGAGCTCGTCAGGA contains the following coding sequences:
- a CDS encoding type IV toxin-antitoxin system AbiEi family antitoxin, giving the protein MGSRFLYFPSELLSRAELTAACLDGDLVGLGEGFVPADTIETAALRAASLRPLVGERMAATHRSAAWVHGFIDEVPSRHDLQRISAHRLHEPVDRRFVYRDPRIPDEDLLRLGGVPVTTPARTLADLARGTDATARGLLGQCGERAPDAVHGAIAWLESRRRVPRRLAALALLQELVRTK